A stretch of Pantanalinema sp. DNA encodes these proteins:
- a CDS encoding hemolysin family protein produces the protein MALVLSGLFSAAETALMSLNRARLRARLDAGEPGAQLVSALIKQPRHLLSTILLGNTLCVITGTVFGTVLVAEWVHDFGGRAAALSIVGLTLLIVVVGEIVPKSIAAAQPEMVAFTIAAPIRFAVLLLRPVITALLVVTTPLIRLLGAHEALAAPRYTEDELRMLLEIGHEQGVIEEDESDLVSSALAFDDTRVSAILTPRVDMVAIHEQTPLPELVALIAEEGYSRMPVYRESVDDIVGVVHARDALLAAARHEPFVIAERMHPAYFVPENRRLNELLREMQLEEIQLAVVNDEYGGTAGIVTVEDILEQIVGEIRDEYDEELAPVRPVSPGLAVVDSMAGIEEVNETLGIGLPMDGYQTIGGLVINKLGRVAKVGDVIQLPGISITVKAVKGIRIQQVLVEHPIDLPLAVEEEA, from the coding sequence GTGGCGCTTGTCTTGTCCGGGCTCTTCTCGGCAGCCGAGACGGCCCTGATGTCGCTGAATCGCGCCAGGCTTCGCGCCCGCCTGGACGCTGGTGAGCCCGGGGCCCAGCTCGTCTCGGCCCTGATCAAGCAGCCCCGCCACCTGCTCTCCACCATCCTCCTGGGCAACACCCTCTGCGTCATCACGGGGACGGTCTTCGGCACCGTCCTGGTCGCCGAGTGGGTCCACGACTTCGGCGGCCGCGCGGCCGCCCTCTCCATCGTCGGCTTGACGCTGCTCATCGTCGTCGTCGGCGAGATCGTGCCCAAGTCCATCGCCGCGGCCCAGCCCGAGATGGTGGCCTTCACGATCGCGGCCCCCATCCGCTTCGCGGTGCTGCTCCTGCGGCCGGTGATCACCGCCCTCTTGGTCGTCACCACCCCGCTGATTCGCTTGCTCGGCGCCCACGAGGCCCTGGCGGCCCCCCGCTACACCGAGGACGAGCTGCGGATGCTGCTCGAGATCGGCCACGAGCAGGGCGTCATCGAGGAGGACGAGTCGGATCTGGTGTCGTCGGCGCTGGCCTTCGACGACACCCGGGTCAGCGCCATCCTCACCCCGCGCGTCGACATGGTGGCGATCCACGAGCAGACGCCCCTTCCCGAGCTGGTGGCGCTGATCGCCGAGGAGGGCTACTCGCGCATGCCGGTCTACCGCGAGTCGGTGGACGACATCGTGGGGGTGGTCCACGCCCGCGACGCCCTCCTGGCCGCGGCCCGGCACGAGCCCTTCGTCATCGCCGAGCGCATGCACCCGGCCTACTTCGTGCCCGAGAACCGGCGCCTCAACGAGCTCTTGCGCGAGATGCAGCTCGAGGAGATCCAGCTGGCGGTCGTCAACGACGAGTACGGCGGCACCGCCGGCATCGTCACGGTCGAGGACATCCTCGAGCAGATCGTCGGCGAGATCCGCGACGAGTACGACGAGGAGCTCGCCCCGGTCCGCCCGGTGTCGCCCGGCCTCGCGGTGGTCGACTCCATGGCCGGCATCGAGGAGGTCAACGAGACCCTCGGCATCGGTCTGCCCATGGACGGCTACCAGACCATCGGGGGGCTGGTCATCAACAAGCTGGGCCGGGTGGCCAAGGTGGGCGACGTGATCCAGCTGCCGGGCATCTCGATCACCGTCAAGGCCGTGAAGGGGATCCGCATCCAGCAGGTCCTGGTCGAGCAT